A single Leptolyngbya sp. FACHB-261 DNA region contains:
- a CDS encoding DMT family transporter, whose protein sequence is MPTKPPAWTVGLVLTVAIFAISTAAIFTRLAFAAADTEGVGISLVLAGSRLILAALLVLPAWRHLHPGQLAPGALRYAVLAGICLAVHFATWITSLAYTSIAASTTLVTTNPVWVTLLSWLWLREKPTALTLLGISVALSGGVLLGWGDAGTAGAGSNPLLGDFLALVGSWAISLHLLLGREAQQRGLGLAGYTAVTYSTAAVVLAPLPLAVGASYVGYPSLVYVYILLIALLPQVVGHTSINWAVRWVSPILVTLAILFEPVGSTLLAYWFFAEVPGLLVLIGAVILLIGVAIAIVGTRQGSQSSFQNESPD, encoded by the coding sequence ATGCCAACCAAACCGCCTGCTTGGACCGTTGGGCTAGTCCTGACTGTCGCTATCTTTGCGATTTCTACAGCGGCAATTTTCACGCGCTTGGCATTTGCAGCAGCTGACACTGAGGGGGTTGGCATCAGCCTGGTACTGGCCGGTTCGCGCCTGATTTTGGCAGCACTGCTGGTGCTACCGGCTTGGCGTCATCTGCACCCAGGGCAGTTAGCCCCCGGAGCTCTACGCTATGCAGTCCTGGCTGGAATCTGTTTGGCAGTGCACTTTGCCACTTGGATCACCTCGTTGGCCTACACCTCAATTGCCGCCTCCACAACTCTAGTCACAACCAACCCGGTCTGGGTTACGCTGCTGTCCTGGTTGTGGTTGCGAGAGAAACCAACAGCACTCACGCTGCTGGGCATTAGCGTTGCGCTGAGCGGCGGGGTATTACTGGGCTGGGGCGATGCTGGCACGGCGGGAGCCGGCAGCAATCCCTTACTAGGCGATTTTTTAGCTTTAGTCGGGTCCTGGGCGATTAGTCTGCACTTGCTGCTGGGGCGGGAGGCTCAACAACGCGGCCTGGGCTTAGCTGGCTATACCGCCGTTACCTACAGCACCGCAGCGGTTGTGCTGGCACCGCTGCCGCTAGCGGTCGGAGCTAGCTACGTGGGCTATCCCAGCTTGGTTTACGTCTATATTCTGCTGATCGCCCTGCTGCCCCAAGTGGTAGGTCACACCAGCATTAACTGGGCCGTGCGTTGGGTCTCGCCTATCTTGGTCACTCTGGCCATTCTGTTTGAACCTGTTGGCTCTACTTTGCTTGCCTATTGGTTTTTCGCAGAAGTGCCGGGACTACTGGTCCTGATCGGTGCCGTTATCTTGTTGATTGGGGTTGCCATTGCCATTGTCGGCACTCGGCAAGGCTCTCAATCATCCTTTCAGAATGAGAGCCCAGATTAG
- a CDS encoding response regulator, which produces MMGLQQKTVLVVEDDPPDLFPLKRAFQQLGPEFDLQIVETGQEAVRYLEGNGPYSNRTQYPLPVLVVLDLRLPGMSGLDLLKWIRQQSPLQELPVIALTAFGNRDLPRAYELGINFYLLKPADVKSLSEVLQALDLY; this is translated from the coding sequence ATGATGGGATTACAGCAAAAAACAGTTTTGGTGGTTGAAGATGATCCGCCCGACTTGTTCCCTTTGAAACGGGCCTTTCAGCAGCTGGGGCCAGAATTTGATCTTCAAATTGTCGAGACTGGTCAGGAAGCCGTTCGCTATTTGGAGGGCAATGGCCCTTACAGTAACCGTACTCAATATCCTTTGCCTGTTCTGGTTGTTCTCGATTTGAGATTGCCAGGCATGTCGGGTCTCGATCTGCTGAAATGGATCCGCCAACAATCACCTCTGCAAGAATTACCTGTGATTGCGTTAACTGCATTTGGCAACCGCGACTTACCTCGGGCTTATGAGTTAGGCATTAACTTCTACTTGCTTAAACCTGCTGATGTTAAATCGCTGTCTGAAGTGTTGCAGGCGCTTGATTTATATTGA
- a CDS encoding response regulator encodes MNNLAHSTILLVEDDPADVFRIQRAFRRANLASPLEVVMDGEKAIQYLSGQGPYQDRERYPLPTLVLLDLKLPRYSGFEVLSWLRQESDVKNLLVVVLTSSDQQIDIERAYELGANSYLAKPPEPNALVEMVQAIGLYWLTFNRRPQVQ; translated from the coding sequence GTGAATAACTTGGCCCATTCCACAATTTTGCTAGTAGAAGATGATCCAGCCGATGTGTTTAGAATTCAACGAGCATTCCGCAGAGCAAATTTAGCGAGTCCTTTAGAAGTGGTGATGGATGGGGAGAAGGCAATCCAATACCTGAGCGGGCAAGGGCCTTATCAAGACCGCGAGCGTTATCCACTGCCAACCCTGGTGCTGCTCGATCTCAAATTACCGCGATATTCTGGTTTTGAGGTTCTGAGTTGGCTGAGGCAGGAGTCTGATGTCAAAAATCTGCTGGTTGTGGTGTTGACTTCTTCTGATCAACAGATTGATATCGAACGAGCCTACGAGTTGGGTGCTAATTCCTATCTGGCTAAGCCACCTGAACCAAATGCTTTGGTTGAGATGGTACAGGCAATTGGGCTTTACTGGCTAACGTTCAATCGACGACCTCAAGTGCAGTAA